The Raphanus sativus cultivar WK10039 unplaced genomic scaffold, ASM80110v3 Scaffold0281, whole genome shotgun sequence genome includes a window with the following:
- the LOC108839661 gene encoding GDSL esterase/lipase At4g28780 produces the protein MSTLLTSIFLSTALWGMLFLMPQKTNAARAFYVFGDSLVDSGNNNYLVTTARADSPPYGIDYPTGRPTGRFSNGLNLPDIISEQIGSEPTLPILSPELTGEKLLIGANFASAGIGILNDTGVQFLNILRIGRQFELFQEYQERVSEIIGSDKTQQLVNGALVLMTLGGNDFVNNYFLPFSARGRQSSLSEFSQLLISEYRKILMRLYELGARRVMVTGTGPLGCVPAELASSRSANGECAPEAQQAAAIFNPLLDQMLQGLNREIGSDVFIGTNAFNMNADFINNPQRFGFVTSKVACCGQGAYNGQGVCTPLSSLCPDRNAYAFWDPFHPTEKATRLIVQQIMTGSVEYMNPMNLSTIMALDSRI, from the exons ATGTCCACTCTTCTAACATCCATATTTCTGTCCACCGCGTTATGGGGAATGCTATTTCTTATGCCGCAAAAAACAAACGCGGCTCGAGCGTTCTACGTCTTTGGCGACTCACTCGTGGACAGTGGTAATAACAATTACTTAGTCACCACCGCTCGTGCCGACTCTCCGCCGTACGGAATCGATTATCCGACTGGTCGTCCAACGGGGCGTTTCTCCAACGGCTTGAACCTCCCTGACATCATCA GTGAGCAAATTGGATCCGAGCCAACGCTACCAATCCTTAGCCCTGAGCTCACTGGAGAGAAGTTATTGATCGGAGCTAATTTTGCCTCTGCCGGCATCGGAATTCTCAACGACACCGGTGTTCAGTTT TTGAACATACTAAGGATCGGTAGGCAATTCGAGCTGTTCCAAGAGTATCAAGAGAGAGTGAGTGAGATTATAGGTTCAGACAAAACACAACAGCTTGTAAATGGAGCTTTAGTCCTCATGACTCTTGGTGGCAACGATTTCGTCAACAACTACTTCTTGCCATTCTCTGCTAGAGGTCGACAGTCATCTCTCAGCGAATTTAGCCAGCTTCTCATCTCCGAATACAGGAAAATACTCatg AGACTGTATGAGTTGGGAGCGAGGAGGGTCATGGTTACAGGAACAGGACCGTTGGGTTGCGTACCGGCAGAGCTTGCTTCATCTAGAAGCGCAAACGGAGAATGTGCTCCCGAGGCACAACAGGCTGCAGCCATATTTAATCCGCTTTTGGATCAAATGCTTCAAGGACTTAACCGCGAAATCGGTTCTGATGTTTTCATTGGGACTAATGCGTTCAATATGAATGCAGATTTCATAAACAACCCCCAGAGATTTG GTTTCGTGACATCCAAGGTAGCGTGCTGCGGACAAGGGGCATACAACGGGCAAGGTGTTTGCACCCCGTTGTCAAGCTTATGTCCAGACCGTAACGCCTATGCATTTTGGGACCCTTTCCACCCGACTGAGAAAGCTACCCGACTCATCGTCCAACAGATCATGACTGGTTCGGTTGAGTACATGAACCCCATGAACCTTAGCACGATCATGGCGTTAGATTCCAGAATATAA